Proteins encoded in a region of the Podarcis muralis chromosome 4, rPodMur119.hap1.1, whole genome shotgun sequence genome:
- the LOC114596267 gene encoding angiotensin-converting enzyme 2 has translation MLAQLCLIWSLALQTVAGDVVQEATDFLMQFNARAEDLSYENSLASWNYNTNITDENARKMNAAGSRWSEFYEEVSQNASRFNVDDFSDYALRLQLQSLQSKGSSVLPQEKQGQLSAVLNKMSTIYSTGTVCKPDDPFKCFPLEPGLDETMAVSTNYLERLWAWQGWRADVGKKMRPLYESYVQLKNEVARGNGYADYGAYWRGDYEIQFPAEYQYSSDQLIVDVERTFEEIKPLYEQLHAYVRHNLQKTYTSNRIDPNGCLPAHLLGDMWGRFWTNLYPLMVPYPNKPNIDVSSAMVEKNWNVTTIFKAAESFFVSVGLFEMTEGFWNNSMLVEPGDGRKVVCHPTAWDMGKGDYRIKMCTKVTMDDFLTAHHEMGHIEYDMAYANLSYLLRGGANEGFHEAVGEIMSLSAATPKHLKSLGLLEPTFQEDSETDINFLLKQALTIVGTLPFTYMLEKWRWMVFSGEIPKEQWMKKWWQMKREIVGVVEPVPHDEEYCDPAALFHVANDYSFIRYYTRTIYQFQFQEALCKAAGHTDELYKCDITNSTAAGDKLGAMLALGRSRPWTEALESVTGEKTMNATPLLHYFQPLRLWLEKENAGRRIGWDTAWTPYSDYAIKVRISLKTALGSNAYPWNDNEMYLFKATIAYAMRKYFLDYQNESIAFQSTNVHVGDVTPRISFVFTVSMPNNGTNVTDFVPKSQVEDAIRYSRGRINEAFQLDDQTLEFVGIPPTLAPPYEPPVTIWLIIFGVVMGLVVVGVITLIITGQRDRRKRAVENQLVQTAAVNPYEEVGKDNHAFGSETAF, from the exons ATGTTGGCCCAACTCTGCCTTATCTGGAGCTTGGCTCTTCAGACTGTAGCAGGGGATGTGGTTCAAGAGGCTACAGATTTTCTGATGCAATTTAATGCCCGTGCAGAAGACCTGTCTTATGAAAATTCACTTGCTTCATGGAATTATAACACCAACATCACGGACGAGAATGCCAGGAAGATG AATGCAGCGGGCTCCAGATGGTCAGAGTTCTATGAAGAGGTCTCCCAAAATGCCAGCCGTTTCAATGTGGATGATTTTTCTGATTACGCTCTCAGACTCCAACTTCAGTCTCTACAGAGCAAAGGGTCATCTGTATTGCCTCAAGAAAAACAAGGCCAA CTCAGTGCTGTTTTAAACAAAATGAGTACCATCTATAGTACCGGGACTGTGTGCAAACCAGATGATCCTTTTAAATGCTTCCCCCTGGAACCAG GTTTGGATGAAACCATGGCTGTCAGCACCAATTACTTAGAAAGACTATGGGCTTGGCAAGGCTGGAGAGCTGATGTTGGCAAGAAGATGAGGCCTTTATATGAAAGTTATGTCCAACTGAAGAATGAGGTTGCAAGAGGGAATG GTTACGCTGACTATGGAGCTTACTGGAGAGGAGATTATGAAATACAATTTCCAGCAGAGTATCAGTACAGTAGTGACCAGCTGATTGTTGATGTGGAGCGTACATTTGAAGAA ATAAAACCTTTGTATGAGCAGCTGCATGCCTATGTAAGGCATAATCTCCAGAAGACCTATACCTCAAACCGCATTGACCCAAATGGATGTCTTCCTGCTCATTTACTTG GTGACATGTGGGGTAGGTTTTGGACAAATTTATACCCCTTAATGGTTCCTTATCCAAATAAACCAAACATTGATGTATCTTCCGCCATGGTGGAGAAG AACTGGAATGTAACAACCATATTTAAAGCTGCAGAAAGTTTCTTCGTCTCAGTTGGactctttgaaatgactgaaggTTTCTGGAACAATTCTATGCTTGTGGAACCCGGTGATGGCAGGAAAGTTGTCTGTCACCCCACAGCTTGGGATATGGGGAAAGGAGACTACAG GATCAAGATGTGCACCAAAGTGACAATGGATGACTTCCTGACAGCACACCACGAAATGGGGCACATTGAATACGATATGGCCTATGCCAACCTTTCTTATCTGCTAAGAGGCGGTGCGAACGAAGGCTTCCATGAAGCTGTAGGAGAGATCATGTCCCTTTCTGCAGCCACCCCCAAACATTTGAAATCTCTCGGCCTTCTGGAGCCCACCTTCCAAGAAGACAGTG AGACGGATATAAATTTCCTGCTGAAGCAAGCGCTCACTATTGTTGGAACGTTGCCTTTCACTTACATGCTAGAGAAATGGAGGTGGATGGTATTTTCCGGTGAAATTCCAAAAGAACAATGGATGAAGAAATGGTGGCAGATGAA GCGAGAGATAGTAGGTGTAGTGGAACCGGTGCCCCACGATGAGGAATACTGTGACCCTGCAGCTCTCTTCCATGTAGCTAATGACTACTCTTTCATAAG aTATTACACAAGGACAATTTACCAGTTCCAGTTTCAAGAAGCACTTTGCAAAGCTGCAGGCCACACAGATGAACTTTACAAATGTGACATTACTAATTCCACAGCAGCTGGTGACAAGTTGGG GGCCATGCTTGCCTTAGGAAGATCACGGCCTTGGACCGAGGCATTAGAATCCGTGACAGGAGAGAAGACAATGAATGCAACACCGTTGCTCCACTACTTTCAGCCTCTGCGGTTGTGGCTAGAGAAAGAGAACGCCGGCAGACGGATTGGCTGGGATACAGCCTGGACTCCAT ATTCTGATTATGCAATCAAAGTGAGGATCAGCCTGAAAACAGCACTGGGAAGCAATGCA TACCCGTGGAATGACAACGAAATGTATTTATTCAAGGCAACAATTGCCTATGCCATGAGGAAGTACTTTTTGGACTACCAAAATGAAAGCATAGCATTTCA ATCAACAAATGTCCATGTAGGTGACGTGACGCCACGGATCTCCTTCGTTTTTACTGTCAGCATGCCCAATAATGGCACTAATGTCACAGACTTTGTTCCCAAATCTCAAGTGGAAGACGCAATCAG ATATTCTCGAGGACGCATCAATGAAGCTTTCCAACTGGATGACCAAACTCTGGAATTTGTTGGTATTCCTCCAACATTGGCGCCACCTTACGAACCCCCAGTCACCATCTGGCTTATAATTTTTGGAGTTGTCATGGGTCTTGTAGTGGTTGGAGTTATCACCTTGATCATCACAGGGCAGAGGGACCGAAGAAA AAGAGCAGTGGAAAACCAGTTAGTCCAAACTGCAGCCGTCAATCCGTATGAGGAAGTTGGAAAAGACAATCACGCATTTGGATCTGAAACAGCATTCTAA